In Planctobacterium marinum, the DNA window TGCAAAGCTGGAGCCAGTTCAGGCTGACGAGCAGAAGACTCAAGGAACTTACCACCCAAAATACCGAAACCGATAGCTGGACCCAGGGCGCAAAGACCGATCAGGATGCCAACAGCAATGTACAAATTACCTAAGATTTCCATGTTTAATTTACCTTTTAGTTAAAGTTTAAGTTTAAGTTTTAAAATCTTCAGCAGCGCAACCCTGTGGAATTTGCGCTGCCGTTGAATCTAGTGTTTCTCGTGCGCCATGCTCAGGTACACAATACTCAGCATCATGAAAATGAATGCTTGTAGTGGGATAACCAGAATGTGGAATGTCGCCCAAATGAAGTGCAGTGGCAACTGGAACAAGCCCACCATTGCAATCAAGATGAAGATCAATTCTGCTGCATACAGGTTACCGAATAAACGCAGCGCCAGTGACAGAGGCTTAGCAAACAGAGTTACCAGCTCCAGTACCAGGTTTACCGGGATAAACGCCCAGTGATTGAAAGGGTTCATAG includes these proteins:
- the atpE gene encoding F0F1 ATP synthase subunit C, producing MEILGNLYIAVGILIGLCALGPAIGFGILGGKFLESSARQPELAPALQTRMFIVAGLIDAIAMIGVAIALYILFVEGPKFV